The Kosmotoga arenicorallina S304 genome segment TGCTTCGTATGATGAAAAACTGCACAGATTCGCTTTGAGAGAAATGAAAGAAGTTCTGGGAGTTGAAATTTTATGAGAAAAAGGTTAGACCCAAGGGTTTTTAAGGTACCCATTGACAAGATAAGAACCGGTTATTACTCAGACAAATATTTCACACGCTATGTAACAGTTCTCAAGCGCGCCAACAAGTCAACCAGAGTATTGTATCAGTATTTCCCGAGAAGTGACGCAGTGGTTGTGGGAATTGATGAAGCCCTGGCAATTTTAAGGTTTGGAACAGGTTATTATAGTGATGAAGCCCGTGCGGATGAATTGTTCAACGAGATTTTGAAGATAGAGAGATCTATCCAGTTTGCAGCGTGGGAAATGGATAGAAAATCCCTTATGGATCTATCTGAAAAAAAGTGGGCATTGAAAATGCAGCTGAACAGCTTGTGGGTGGATAAATGGGAAGAAATAGAGGTTAAGGCCCTTTACGACGGCGATGAGGCCAGGAACATGGAGCCTGTGATGACTATTGAAGGCGACCCACGGTATTTTGGATATCTTGAAACGGTCTTACTGGGAGTGCTTGCACGCGCTTCATCAACCGCGACAGCTGTAAGAAAAGTGGTAAAGGCTTCCAAAGGCAAACCGATTTTATTTTTCAGCGCGCGCTTTGATCACTTCTGGACTCAAGCCATTGATGGTTATGCTGCTTTAAAAGCCGGAGCTTTCGGGGTTTCTACCGACGCCAACGCTGATTATTGGGGAGTTGAAAGCCTTGGAACGATTCCCCATGCACTGATCGCGGCATATAACGGCAGCACAGAAGACGCAGCTGTTGCCTTTGACGAGCATATAAAACCTTCTGTTAACCGAATTGTGCTTGTCGATTGGGATAATGATGTTATAAACACAACTTATAAAGTAATAGGAAAATTCTTTGAAAGGGCTACGGGCGAAAAATTCATTCTCGGGACAAGTGATCCATCAATAGTCATAGGCCCGGGAAAGGGAAAAATCTGGGGAGTAAGGTTCGATACTTCAGGGAGTCTGCGCGACCGCTCGGTGACCCCCAAAGACTCTTCATCTCTGGGAGTTTGCCCGGAACTCGTCTGGATTGCAAGAAAAGAATTCGACAAGCACGGGATGCAAGGATTGAAAATAGTCGTAAGCGGAGGCTTTGATGCCAATAAGATAGAGCTCTTTGAAAAACTTGAAGTACCAGCAGATGTCTACGGGGTAGGCTCAAAGCTATTGAAAGACAAAGTTGATTTTACCGCTGATATTGTCGAAGTAAATGGTAAACCCTGTGCTAAATATGGAAGGGCAAAGGGAGATTTTTCAAGATTGGAGATAGTGGAAAAGGATTATTGGGAATATGAATAAAGTGAGGTGTCTAAAATGGAAAAGAAAGGTACATGGGCAGTAAAAAAGGGTTTTGCGGAAATGTTCAAAAATGGCGTGATCATGGACGTGACGACTCCTGAGCAGGCGAAAATCGCCCAGGAAGCCGGTGCGGTTGCCGTTATGGCATTGGAGAGAGTCCCTGCTGACATAAGGAAAGAAGGCGGAGTGGCAAGGATGGCAGACATTCGCCTTATCAAGAGCATTATGGAAGCAGTATCAATTCCCGTAATGGCGAAAGTAAGAATAGGCCATATCGCTGAAGCGAGAATCCTTGAGGCCGTGGGTGTTGACTTTATCGACGAATCAGAGGTGCTCACACCAGCAGACGACAGGTATCATGTAGACAAGCACCAGTTCACCGTTCCCTTTGTCTGTGGCGCCAGAAATCTGGGAGAAGCGGTTAGAAGAATCGCTGAGGGAGCAGCCATGATAAGAACAAAGGGTGAAGCAGGAACAGGAAATATAATCGAAGCGGTTAAACACATGAGAACAGTGAACGAAGAGATTAGAAAAGTCAAGCTCATGTCAGATGAAGAGCTCGTCCATTACGGTAAGGAAATTGGAGCGCCTGTTGAAATCTTGAAGCAGGTTAGAGAATTGGGAAGGCTCCCGGTTGTCAATTTCGCCGCTGGCGGGGTTGCAACACCTGCTGATGCTGCTCTCATGATGATACTTGGCGCTGACGGTGTGTTCGTAGGTTCGGGTATCTTTAAATCCAAAGATCCCAGAAAAATGGGCAAAGCCATCGTGGAATCTGTTCTCCATTGGGATGACCCAAAAATACTCGCAAAGATAAGCGAAGATATAGGGCAACCCATGGAAGGCAAAGATATTGAAGAACTTGAAGTGAAACTTCAGGAGAGGGGCTGGTAATTTGAAAATCGGGGTTCTCGGTATTCAAGGCGATATTCAGGAACATCTAAGGATGATTGAAAGGCTCGGACATGAAGTCATCTGGGTCAAAAGGCCAGAACAATTGGAGAAAATTTCAGGCCTTATAATGCCCGGAGGCGAATCTACTACCATGATAAAGCTTATGAAAAGGTTCGAAGTCTGGGAACCCCTTTATCAGATGCTTCAAAACGGCTTCCCTGTTTATGGCACCTGCGCGGGGCTTGTCCTGCTGGCCTATGAGATAGAGAATTATCCCGATCAAGATTCATTAAAGGCTCTCCCGGTAAGAGTAGAACGAAACGGCTATGGACGACAGGTAGACAGTTTTGAAGTAGAGCTCGAAATACCGGCTATTGGAGCCAACTCTTTCAATGCGGTATTCATAAGGGCTCCAATAATCGTTGATTGGGATAAATCGGTTGAGGTGCTATCAATCTATAAAAATGCA includes the following:
- a CDS encoding nicotinate phosphoribosyltransferase, with the protein product MRKRLDPRVFKVPIDKIRTGYYSDKYFTRYVTVLKRANKSTRVLYQYFPRSDAVVVGIDEALAILRFGTGYYSDEARADELFNEILKIERSIQFAAWEMDRKSLMDLSEKKWALKMQLNSLWVDKWEEIEVKALYDGDEARNMEPVMTIEGDPRYFGYLETVLLGVLARASSTATAVRKVVKASKGKPILFFSARFDHFWTQAIDGYAALKAGAFGVSTDANADYWGVESLGTIPHALIAAYNGSTEDAAVAFDEHIKPSVNRIVLVDWDNDVINTTYKVIGKFFERATGEKFILGTSDPSIVIGPGKGKIWGVRFDTSGSLRDRSVTPKDSSSLGVCPELVWIARKEFDKHGMQGLKIVVSGGFDANKIELFEKLEVPADVYGVGSKLLKDKVDFTADIVEVNGKPCAKYGRAKGDFSRLEIVEKDYWEYE
- the pdxS gene encoding pyridoxal 5'-phosphate synthase lyase subunit PdxS, with the protein product MEKKGTWAVKKGFAEMFKNGVIMDVTTPEQAKIAQEAGAVAVMALERVPADIRKEGGVARMADIRLIKSIMEAVSIPVMAKVRIGHIAEARILEAVGVDFIDESEVLTPADDRYHVDKHQFTVPFVCGARNLGEAVRRIAEGAAMIRTKGEAGTGNIIEAVKHMRTVNEEIRKVKLMSDEELVHYGKEIGAPVEILKQVRELGRLPVVNFAAGGVATPADAALMMILGADGVFVGSGIFKSKDPRKMGKAIVESVLHWDDPKILAKISEDIGQPMEGKDIEELEVKLQERGW
- the pdxT gene encoding pyridoxal 5'-phosphate synthase glutaminase subunit PdxT — encoded protein: MKIGVLGIQGDIQEHLRMIERLGHEVIWVKRPEQLEKISGLIMPGGESTTMIKLMKRFEVWEPLYQMLQNGFPVYGTCAGLVLLAYEIENYPDQDSLKALPVRVERNGYGRQVDSFEVELEIPAIGANSFNAVFIRAPIIVDWDKSVEVLSIYKNAPVLVRYGNILASSFHPELTDDVRIHRYFIDEVIKE